A segment of the Pan paniscus chromosome 9, NHGRI_mPanPan1-v2.0_pri, whole genome shotgun sequence genome:
agaacgttacattatttcatcatttaaattCAAAGAGATTTAAAATCTCTGGTCAGAATTAGGCTTCTGCAACGGCACagtaaatagtaaaataattttcctGCCATTATAAACAACTCTGAACCTGAACAAAATGGTTTTGAATGTTAGAAAAGCATTGAGCAAGAAAACTCCTTGCTCACAGAGATTTTACGATCACCAATCCTATTGAGGTAGTTTTGACATAGTCACCTTTTGCCTCTTATTTGGCTTAAACCCTAATGTTATCTATTGTTAAAGAGTGTAATACTGGCTTTTAAATCTTCAAAATCAACCTGTCTCCGGATCACTAAATTTCTGATGAATACAATTGCCCTTCCCAAAGCTCATCAAAGgtacaataaatacatacaaatgtaGCTGCTTTATACCTACCAACAGATTATCTCCTGAAATTCTAGATTATGGGCATGTTTTCCTTCTAGACTCactttaaaatttacatgaagttggtctatatctctgatatagaccaacagaacagagccctcagaaataataccacacatctacaactatctgatctttgataaacctgacaaaaacaagaaatggggaaaggattccctatttaacaaatggtgctgggaaaaatggctagctgtatgttgaaagctgaaactggatcccttccttacaccttatacaaaaattaattcaagatggattaaagacttaaatgttagacctaaaaccaaaaaaaccctagaCGAAAAccttggcaataccattcaggtcacaggcatgggcaaggacttcatgcctaaaacaccaaaagcaatggcaacaaaagccaaaattgacaaatgggatctaattaaactaaagagcttctgcacagcaaaagaaactaccatcaggtgaacaggcaacctacaacatgggagaaaatttttgcaatctactcatctgacaaagggctaatatccagaatctacaaagaactcaaacaaatttatgagaaaaaaacaaataaccccatcaaaaagtgggcaaaggatatgaacagacgcttctctaaagaagacatttattcagccaacagacacataaaaaaatgctcatcatcactggccatcagagaaatgcaaatcaaaaccacaatgagatatcatctcacaccagttagaatggcaatcattaaaaagtcaggaaacaacaggtgctggagaggatatggagaaataggaacacttttacactgttggtgggactgtaaactagttcaaccattgtggaagacagtgtgatgattcctcagggatctagaactagaaataccatttgacccagccatgccattactgggtatatactcaaaggaatataaatcatgctgctataaagacacatgcacacgtatgtttattgcaacacaactcacaatagcaaagacttggaaccaacccaaatgtccaacaatgacagactggattaagaaaatgtggcacatatacaccatggaatactatgcagccataaaaaaggatgagttcatgtcctttgtagggacatggatgaagctggaaaccatcattctaagcaaactatcacaaggacaaaaaaccaaacaccgcatgttctcactcataggtgggaattgaacaatgagaacacttggacacaggaaggggaacatcacacactggggcctgttgtggggtggggggaggggggagggatagcattaggagatatacctaatgtaaatgacgagttactgggtgcagctcaccaacatggcacatgtatacatatgtaacaaacgtgcacattgtgcacatgtaccctagaacttaaagtataataaaaataaataaataaataaataaataaaatttacatgaaattgACTTTATTGTCATGACTTAGGATTcactttaatattttactttgatTCACATTGTATATTGTTTCaggttcttccttttcttcctcatcttGGACAAATAATTCTCAGTAGAATATTTCAgttctctttttatatttgaatttttaactcatatttaagaaaaaatttgacCTGATTATACATGGGGGAAGTAAGTTTTGGGCTactaaattaattataaaatgtttattagtcTCAGGCTGATTTTGTCTTTCTGCTATCACTTTTgtttcataacatttttaaaagtacatgaaAAAAGCAAAGCATATTGCACAAATATTGCTTGTAGATGAATTAGGTGACACCACCACATCACAATGAATAACCCGTACCATTTTTTGGTAATGCTTCAAAATGTCTGTTTGTCAGCTGGTGAACGCATAGTTAGCTTAGTAAGTTATGGGACACTAACCAATACATGAACCATAGAATTGTGCAGTTGATAAAAGGTTGATATAATATAGCTCATGGCATAGCATAAAATTTTGGTtattaaatgagcaaaagacacTGAATATATAGTACAATAATTGTTATGCAATCTTTCAGTACATGTACAAATAAGCATTAAAtgaacaaaggaaaataattaggaaaaattataatgttaacaaaatgttaatgacagttttgaattgttttcatttacttttttgaaTTTCGTTATCTTCTGATTCTTTTCTAATTAATATGTTTTACTTCTATGATAGCATCAtactattaaaatttattttctaatttattatttttcagtatttattaaaaataaatcaaaataatttattatttttaatgatgattttaattatttttaacaattgtGAAGTTAAAATTGcacaattaaatatttaaaaatttaattgtgaAAAATGTATTATTCCATCTTTGATGGTGTCAGTCATAGAGTAACTATTTTTTCTGGAAATGCCTTCTCCACCACCCCGGTAAAATATTGAGAACATCACAAGAAAAGACCAATCCATAATTTCCTTCATTTGTGTGGCTTCTAAGGTGAAAAGGAAAATCTTTTCACGAATCCTAACATGGCTACATTTAGTCCTTGAACTTTTGTCATTGGAAGCATGCCAAGCAATCTTCCCTGGCAAATGGTCCCCAGGGCCTACCAAAAGGTGCATTATCATCAGCCTCTGGTATATGAAATCCTCTGGAATTATTCGAGTGAGAGGGAAAGAATAATCACCTTGTGGTCACAGTGGCTGCTGGTCTTCTTTGGCACATAACTTCCTGGTAATCTTTCCATTAGACCAGAACCTAAACAAAATTTCTAGATTGGTTTATTTTAactcagaataaaacaaaataaatgcaccaaaatgtaaaaacaacttatctcaaggaaaataaatattatacaaaattTCATCTCCTTaaatagttttcatattttatttataacaaaaaCTTGAGGTTGACAAATTTCCAGATAGTATAAGAAGAAATCTTTTTCATCGATGTTGACTCACACACAGTAAGTATTATTCTCAAAATTGGAAGATATTGTTTCAGATTTTATTTCAGATGAAATAAAATGGGGACTTTATCagaataatatattaatacatacacATATCATTTAGTCTTTACCCTGAGTAATGTCAAGGTTTGTGAAGCAAACGTAGAGTTGACAGAATCAGAGTCTACAAGCaaagtatatattttgaaaatataatttttgcaaGAAATTAGATTTTGATTAGTTAAGTCAGGAAAACATTacgtattttataaattaatacttATATATTGTCTATAATTTTAATGTAGCTAACTAAAATCCCCAAGGGtgaaatttattgaaaattattattaaataatattggaAACAAAAGGGGagtaaatgatataataaaacGCTTTCctgtcattttttattacatGTCTAGCTCTTTTCTCaagttttctgaaattatttataaACAAGAGTGTAGTATTATAAGCCGTCTCTCTGAAGTTAATATATCTTGGTAGAATCAGTGTCAACATTGAATAGATCCGACTTTGAATAAGTTACTCCAACCTTCCATACTCTTTTTTTCCTCACCTAAACTATGTGGATAATAGTAGTATCTAAGGTATAATATTTTCAGGTGGATTCAATGTGTTAATAAAGGAAGTCATTCAGAACGATGTCAGGTTCATTCTAATTATGCAATATGCTACATGCTACACTTTATTGTAACATATGCAGATGTTAATTTGTACTTACATCAATATTGGCAATAAAATTAGTTTCTTTAGTCATATTCTATAAATTTATTAGCAACTTATAGAAGgctaagctaatttttaaatgatatgccattcatataaacagaaagttttttttttttttttttttttgagtcagagtctggCACAGTCGCcagggctggaatgcaatggtgcgatcccggctcactgcaacctccgcctcccgcgttcaagcaattctcctgcctcagcttctccagtagctgggattacaggcgcccctgCTACGTATCAGCTTTGATTTCTCAGCAGTTTAGAGCAGGTGAACATGATGGGTAGAAGGAATGACACAAATGTGGCTGACTTCATCCTTATGGGACTGACACTTTCTGAAGAGATCCAGATGGCTCTGTTTATGCTATTTCTCCTGATATACCTAATTACTATGCTGGGGAATGTGGGGATGATATTGATAATCCGCCTGGACCTCCAGCTTCACACTCCCATGTATTTTTTCCTTACTCACCTGTCATTTATTGACCTCAGTTACTCAACTGTCGTCACACCTAAAACCTTAGCGAACTTACTGACTTCCAACAATATTTCCTTTACGGGCTGCTTTGCCCGGATGTTCTTTTTTGCCTTCTTGGGTACTGCTGAATGTTACCTTCTCTCCTCAATGGCCTATGATCGCTATGCAGCGATCTGCAGTCCTCTACACTACACAGTTATTATGTCCAAAAGGCTCTGCCTCGCTCTCATCACTGGGCCTTATGTGATTGGCTTTATGGACTCCTTTGTCAACGTGGTTTCCATGAGCAGATTGCATTTCTGCGACTCAAACGTAATTCATCACTTTTTCTGTGACACTTCCCCAATTTTAGCTCTGTCCTGCACTGATACATACAACACCAAAATCCTGATATTCATTATTGTTGGTTCCACCCTGATGGTGTCCCTTTTCACAATATCTGCATCCTATGTGTTCATTCTCTTTACCATCCTGAAAATTAATTCCACTTCAGGAAAGCAGAAAGCTTTCTCTACTTGCGTCTCTCATCTCTTGGGAGTCACCATCTTTTATAGCACTCtgatttttacttatttaaaaccAAGAAAGTCTTATTCCTTGGGAAGAGATCAAGTGGCTTCTGTTTTTTATACTATTGTGATTCCCATGCTGAATCCACTCATTTATAGTCTTAGAAACAAAGAGGTGAAAAATGCTCTCATCAGAGTCATGCAGAGAAGACAGGACTCCAGGTAATTAATATAGCAGGAATGCTGAACATTTAAActcatcttttctttcattcctgttGGGTATTTTCTTAGTCTCTCTATAAAAACAATTGAATCTTTtaatttgtttgcatttctgttgTGCTACCCTTTGCTTGACTAAAcatgattttaaacatttcaagGCATATGTTTTTAGAAATCCAAATGGTAATTAGAAATCATAATATGTGTGTCATGTTTTCAGTCTACATATATGTGTTTGAAGCAACTGAtgtggaaaataagaaaatatggttgtcatttttaattatattattcaaaTTCTTATGTATACTTCAATTGTAGATAAATTTATTATGGAAAGAACTATTTGGGACACAATGATAATAGTTTTAGATGTTATTCCATTTATTATATGGGGAAGAATTATAGCAGAGTGGGTAGGAGTACCTATTTTGGAATAAAATTTCCCAAGAATTAGATTCTAAATATGCTACATTTTTAGCTGTATAGCCAGTAATATGTTACCTAAAGCTTAAGCCTCCCTTCCCTAAGTGCACAAGATAAATAATAACTCCAAATCTGATCAGAGGGTAGTTGTAGAGTATTTAAAGCGATAATAATTAATGCTTCCCATTATCGTTAGAAGACCTACATTACTGCACAATGCCTTTTTTCAAGAATGTAAACTTgtgttttacaaattatttttggtTAATTTAATTGACAGaactaaaaagaacaaaaatcagcaGCTCACAATTTTGGATTTCAGAAGTAAAATATTTCAGTAGAATTAAGTTATAGAAAAATAGCCTATATTAAGATAATGTtggagaaaatttgaaaaatattacaaaatattgaagaaaatagaaatccTCTACAAATATTGAGTTTTGGCTGCTCTTCCTGTGGGGTTagccattattcttttctttacttctctaataaacccattttcagtttaagaaaaacaaatattgagtTTTGTCCATGTTCTTCTAGATCAATAGTttcaaatatgtgtatgtatataacacatataaacaAAATTTGTATCACTTTCCATGTACTGATTTTCAGCTTTCTGTATCCATTTACAAGTTTAATGTTGTCATCGACAACtctaatataaattttttcttgGTACATGGACAAAATCAAGACTCACTTCACAATGTTTTGGACTTGAAATATAAACTCAGCAACTTACAAATCTACGTGCAGTGATATCTCTTTTGGGTGCAAAACTTCGAAAACTGGATTTCTGTAATGTGTCAAATGTGTCAAATTGCTTCTTTGTTAAAAtcctgtgtgtttttaaaaatcattgcctTTCTCCTGATTTCTACAGTTTGTTTCAGTTGTAAAAATAACTCCTTGACGTAAATGCTTTATTCAttgattttaaatttctgaatacAGAAAAGTTGTAAAGCAAAGAATTGACAATGAATTCAGATGTTGTAACAGCCCACAAATTTAGTCAGGCAGAGTgctaaaatgtcttttatttttaaatttttctcttccaTATCTGGAatcacagttttgtttttctctgctatTTAATGGATATTTTAGAagctagtttttattttccaagtatttgtcttttctgtttaAACTTTTGTAACAGTTATTAGATAGTTTTCATTCAAGCAATACTTTTTTAATCTTGTGAAATTTGTGTTCTTCGTACAATTATATTTGATTTCTTCTAAGTGCATTTTGAATGTTTAAAATGAACTGTAACCTCTATTTTAGGAGTtactattttaatgaaatttcacTAATGCAAACTGTCAACTAATTTATTCACTTCATTTAAATACATACCATTTCCTCTactttcttatttcaaaattttgcttATCAAATATTAATGccatataaaattattatgattTAGTTTTTCCTTTGGTATCCATGTTGtccagaatatatatttataggtccccctgtttgttttcttttgcaattaGAAATAAGTATTTAATCAACATTTATTACTTAATAATATGTCTTTGACTCATTCTCATCTTATAAAtgcataatataattttatgtatttacaggctctttccatttttctaatcATTTTTATAAGCTATGGTTTTATCTTGTTTTCATTTACGTCTACTTCTATGATTTGGAAAATATGTCCTATCAATTTGGGTTGCAAAGATGGTCAACAGAATCTATCACTTTGTAGACAACACTTAGGCTAAGACGTTgcttaaattctaatttaatgaAGACTACCTTATCATCTTTATAAgctaaaacatatttaaataatattattaaaaaacataaaataatctaTGTGCAATATGAAAGATTTAGATTGTTCAAATTTTACCTATAATTTCCCTATTAGtgtatagtatattttatatcgGATATTGTCTAAAGTAATTTAAGATATTGTCCTCTGGTTCATAGTGTCATATACAAATgctatataacataaatatgaagaaaactgtAATTCAGCATAGCAAAATATGAACAGCTATTTTTACTTCCAAATAATATGGCTAGATGAAAATTGtaacaatatatttttctgaGCACTTACCATGGTCAGGCAATATTCAAAGGGCTTTATATATGAGTAATTAACATAATTTATGATTATAATTTAACTGTCAGATCAGTACTAGCAATATATAAAGTTTAGGCACACATTAGTGGAAAACCACCCTTTACTTGTTCAAGCAAAGACTGAAGTTAAATTAACTTGGAATTTCCTTTTTATCGAACacactttatttccattccatcaGCATATTAAGGTGATTCTAAATATAGACTATATTTGGTGTCTACTTAAGCATTTGTTTTGCTACCATTCGGGCCCAGATAACTATCAGTTTCAGAATTATTGCTGCAGTATTGTAGCATGCACctaattttattcttattcttcttGAGTCATAGCTTAATGTAGGAGCCAGAGTTATACTGCTAAACAGTAGGTTGGATCATACATTTTCTTCACAAACCCTACACAATATTTCATCACAATAAGAATAAAAGCCAAGAGGTTTATAAGTGCTCATTGGTTAAAAAATGATTTCCTCAATTCTTAAATCTATGAACTCCTTTCTTATTATCCATCTGTCACGCTCACTTTGTTTCTACTCCATGACCTCCCAGCTCTTCTCTCTAAGCAATAGTACAAATACTGCCTgaagtttttccatttttctcttcttcctgaaaCTTCTTTCCCACAAATAACTGCATGATTGTTTTTCTTATCCTTTTCTTAACAAGAGAACTCCTTGCCACCCTATTAAAACTAATACATTTCACACCCTCTTTCAAACCTTCATTTGTGTTTCATAGCAGTTATTCTCATCTgacattctatatatttttcttgtgtcttttattttatgtctGTTTTCCCCCATGATCATGTAAGCTCTATGAGCAGAGAACTTTCCCCCATCACCTAGAACAGGACAGAGAAAACTTTAATAGTGAATATAAATCCTTTCAATCTAGAACTTTCTGATTTTCTCAAAAGTGCATATTtggatttaagatttttttaaatttcgcTGATTTATTTTTACATGCCTATACGATGGCCTCACCTTTCTCTCACCCTTTGCCAAAAGTCAAACAGTTCGTGTCCCATTTCCTTTTTGAAGGGTCTTGTCTCTGCTTGGAATTGAGATTATTTAGACGAATGCAGCCTTAGCTCCAAGATAGACTCacaaaaattatgatttttatagATTAACTGGATTGTTTTAAATAGGGTGGGAGCAAGTTCTTTGTAATGTTATACAGCCTATGTGGAAATAAAATCTCTACATACCCTTTAAAACTTATCCATTGATATGACTTCAAATATGGCCCCTCTAGGTAAATCCACACTTACCTGTGCAATATCTCATTCTGCACCttgaaaatgtaatggaatctcATAATCCATCCAGATATAACTCATAACATGTACTCTTCTCTTACATTGtttatttgcttctgttttttttctctcctttttttcttcctttctttttttttttttttttggtctttcttATTGATCACTGATGCCTCAAACCTGTAAACTATTTACATCCCAATGAATAGAATCAATGAACAAGTTTTGTAGAAACCACTTATCCAATATTTTCAAGtgcattatttttctctcttacttCTGTCATTGGCTGTATGAAAACTCTTAATGTTTCCAAAAGTGTTGTCCAGAGGCAGAAAAATTAAGTTGGAAAAGTAAAAAGATCAGTCAATTATTTCACTCTCTATATAACAAGCTTTAAAAAGGGAATTCTGTAGCTAGGCAAATTAGGTTTAAATCCTCACATTGCTCTTAAGGACCATTCTTTTTGGCTTCTCAGTGTAGCATTCCTTTTCCTTAGTATAGGACAGGACTCTTCTGGAATGTGGGTCTCTGACCTACTTTCAGACAACATAGATCAGAGAATTTCTTTTCGATGAGCGCGCCCACAGAAAATCAGGGGAATGTCAGAGTGATGTTTTTAGGTTTATTTTGACTTGCTTTGAAGAAAGGAATTCTGTGTTCTATGACCCACCTTGGGGAAGAGAAACTAGTTTTTAAGGCTTGCCTTGGGAGAAAAGgggaagcagaagaaaggaacgTAGAAGAAGGTAAacgcaacaacaacaacaacgaaaaacgTAGATTCTGAAGTCCTTACAGTTTCATTTGATTCAAAGCCCTCAGCATGCCAAGCTACCATACTTCAAGGTATAGTGTTCTGAGCCCCAACATTTCCCCCATCTGAAACTTTGTTGACTGTTTCAAAAATCCAGAGGTGAGCTAGTGGATGTGGAGAGGAGAACCAGGTTAGAATATAAGTAGCAAAACATCTGCGAAGGGGCAGAAGATATATACTGTATGGATAATTAACAAACAGAAGAGAACAAATCTAGCACACTGAACAATCTAAGCACATAAGAACAAATCTAACTTACTCTTTGACTCACCATTtagtcagtaaatatttttgtcaaTAAACTATATTTTCTATGTGCTCTTTTATACCCTAAAGATATAATTCTAATATCAAACAAACACAATACCTGTATTCATGAAAGTTACAATGTCACCACACTGGTAGATGTAGATACTAatcaaatacaacaaaaaataataaaaacgaTTAAGTGATAAGAAAGAGAGGCCCCATGGGGATAGGATAAGTCAAAAGGTATTTTTGAGAGAAAAGTAATAGAGCTGAGTTATGTGGAGTGAAATTTTATTAACTTGAGATTTAAATATAACACTCTTCCATATTGGCCTGAACAAATAGAAGATCATGAGAGATTGTTTATACCCACAATTTGGTTTCAAGTATAGTAGAATAAAAAGGACACTAGTAGAATTTTCATGAAGGTTAATTGGATGTTGATTCTTGATAattttttggtgtattttcaATTCGATATTTTTAGACATAAATGAGGTTATTCTCATCCCTCATACTCACTTCTTCCTTTGCCAAAGAatgattatttttgttaatttgaaAAAGCAACACAATCAATAAACTGGATGACAACCTTGactaaagcattttttttaacaattttgaaaCCCAGATTTGAGTGGTCGATACCTAAAAATGATCCTGGAATACTGCCAAATAGTTGAATTTTGTAAGAGACAAATAGTCAGAAGCACACTGAGGCAGATAATTTCCTTCTTCCAGAAAACTCTCCTTAAGGGATTATAAaccaaaaagtaaatttaaaatgctGTGGCTGCAAACAGCATGCCTCTTTTTATAAGATAAAATCTTGTCTATAATATAGTTACTGATGTGTCTCTGCAAATTGGTTTGCCATTTTTAGAGGAATTTTGAGTGTATATTCTTCTCTCTAGTCTTTACTTATTCCAACAGAGAAATATGTGTTCTCTTTGTGTAATTGATCAGAAAGATAAGAATCTGATGTACTGAAAATTATTATCTTGGATTTCAAACTCACACTTATGAATTCACTCTAAAATGGACCATTGCTTTGATTACtatattctaatatattttttctctggcTGAATATCAGGACAATCAATCACCCCTTTGGAAAGAGACAATGTTTTACTAAAAAAAACCCCGTAACTATCCATTCTTCATGTTAAACTATCTGGAACAAAAATAAGTAAGGCAGAATGAATAAAGCAGAAGAAGGTGTGAGTTTAAGTAAAGTAAGCTTGCTTTTGGGTTCTGGGCCTTGTTTATTGGGTTAAAATGCAAGGCCATGTGGGCTTTGGGAGGGCATGATTATAGAACTTTTCATTTGAACTCAGTGCTACTATGACACACAGGAAAGTAACACTGGCCATAGTTAAGCCTGAGTCCAAGGAGGGCACATTTAGACCAGCTCTAGCCAAGGTGAATCATCCATGCCAGCAGCTGGAACTTGGGTTCTGGGAAACCTCACAAACTTGGGCTAAAAGGGTCCTGGACTTCTAACTAAACAtaaaaggcagtctaggccacaaaggactgcaactcctaggcaagtcctagtgctgtgCTGAGCTCACAACCAGTTGACTTGGGAGGCATGTGACCCAGCCAGACACCAGCTAGGGTAGCTAAACGACTACTTGTGCTGCATAAAATAGAGTCAAATGATGGCTTATACTAGCGCcgacatcaaaaaagaagaaaaacttcaaataaaagacTCAACAATGTGtcttaaagaactggaaaagcaTGAACAAACCAAAGCTGaaatagtagaagaaaataaaaaataaagattagagcagaggccgggcacggtggctcacgcctttaatcccagcactttgggaggccaaggcggggggatcacgaggtcaggagatcgagaccatcctggctaagacagtgaaaccccgtctctactaaaaatacaaaaaattagccgggtgtggtggcgggcgcctgtagtcccagctactcaggaggctgaggcaggagaatggcatgaacccgggaggcggagcttgcagtgagctgagatcgcgccactgcacttgacagagcgagactccgtctaaagattagagcagaaataaatgaaattgacaaaagaaaaaaatacaaaagatccatAAAAAATTccatgtagccataaaaaagaagattatgtcctttgcagggacatgaattaagttggaggccattatccttagcaaactaacacagtaacagaaaaccaaatactatatgTCCttacttctaagtgggagctaaatgatgagaacacatgaacacatggaAGGGATTGACAGACACTTGGATCTATCAGAGAGTGGCGTGTGGGAGGAGAGagctcaggaaaaataactaatgggtactaggcttaatacctgggtgataaaatctgtacgacaaacccccatgacacaagtttacctatgtcacaaacctgacatgtatccctgaacttaatataaatttttttaaataaaaaaagtcttcaaaacaacaacaaagaaaatgtgaaaaaatttgACAAACATGTAGCCACACTAAGAAACAATTCTATATCTAGAGAACTccatagtcttggcccaaaagctccttcagctgacaaacaacttcagcattttcaggataaaaaaaccaatgtataaaaatcaccagcatttctatacacaa
Coding sequences within it:
- the LOC100972794 gene encoding olfactory receptor 8H2 codes for the protein MMGRRNDTNVADFILMGLTLSEEIQMALFMLFLLIYLITMLGNVGMILIIRLDLQLHTPMYFFLTHLSFIDLSYSTVVTPKTLANLLTSNNISFTGCFARMFFFAFLGTAECYLLSSMAYDRYAAICSPLHYTVIMSKRLCLALITGPYVIGFMDSFVNVVSMSRLHFCDSNVIHHFFCDTSPILALSCTDTYNTKILIFIIVGSTLMVSLFTISASYVFILFTILKINSTSGKQKAFSTCVSHLLGVTIFYSTLIFTYLKPRKSYSLGRDQVASVFYTIVIPMLNPLIYSLRNKEVKNALIRVMQRRQDSR